From Nicotiana tabacum cultivar K326 chromosome 20, ASM71507v2, whole genome shotgun sequence, one genomic window encodes:
- the LOC107781532 gene encoding NAC domain-containing protein 1, with the protein MVGKISSDLPPGFRFHPTDEELIMYYLRYQATSRPCPVSIIPEVDLYKFDPWELPEKAEFGENEWYFFTPRDRKYPNGVRPNRAAVSGYWKATGTDKAIYSASKYVGVKKALVFYKGKPPKGVKTDWIMHEYRLNESRSQPNKQSGSMRLDDWVLCRIYKKKNMGKSMEMMKAEEEESEAQIEITNNDIEVVGATTSGPQTNKLPRNCSLSHLLELDYFGSIPQLLGDNSYHTSFDIDQSYTMNSVNTNVVHQMEKSQLGEVSHQHNSQNNNYNIFFNQQPVFVNPAFQFQ; encoded by the exons aTGGTTGGGAAAATTAGCTCGGATCTTCCTCCTGGATTTAGGTTTCATCCTACTGATGAAGAATTAATCATGTATTATCTTCGATATCAAGCTACCTCGAGGCCATGTCCCGTTTCAATTATCCCCGAAGTTGATCTATACAAATTCGATCCCTGGGAATTGCCTG AGAAAGCTGAATTTGGAGAAAATGAATGGTATTTCTTCACCCCTCGTGATAGGAAATATCCAAATGGTGTTAGGCCAAATAGAGCAGCTGTTTCAGGTTATTGGAAGGCTACAGGAACTGATAAAGCTATTTATAGTGCATCTAAATATGTTGGTGTAAAAAAAGCTCTTGTTTTTTATAAAGGAAAACCTCCAAAAGGTGTCAAGACTGATTGGATTATGCATGAATATCGTTTAAATGAATCAAGATCTCAACCTAACAAGCAAAGTGGCTCTATGAGG TTAGATGATTGGGTACTTTGTAGAATTTATAAGAAGAAAAATATGGGAAAAAGTATGGAGATGATGAAAGCTGAAGAAGAAGAATCAGAGGCTCAAATTGAGATTACCaataatgatattgaagttgttggTGCTACTACTAGTGGACCACAAACAAACAAATTGCCAAGGAATTGTTCATTGTCACATCTACTAGAATTGGATTATTTTGGGTCAATTCCACAATTGCTAGGTGACAATTCATACCATACAAGTTTTGATATTGACCAAAGTTACACGATGAATAGTGTTAATACAAATGTGGTTCATCAAATGGAGAAATCTCAGCTAGGGGAAGTGTCACACCAACATAATAgccaaaataataattataatatctTCTTCAACCAGCAGCCAGTTTTTGTAAATCCAGCTTTTCAATTTCAGTGA